A portion of the Stella humosa genome contains these proteins:
- a CDS encoding DUF2254 domain-containing protein has translation MRSQVRQLLVDLAESFWLLPALIVALGLALGEGLVDLERSGLIPAWLLDGWLYSGGGAGARTLLGAVAASTIGVAGTIFSITIASLTLASSQMGPRLLSNFTRDRGNQATLGVFLGTFAFSLIVLRAVRGSDEGAFVPHLAVTVSISLAFLCIAMLVYFVHHMATRINVDTVIDLVHAELRQSISRLTTEEAGPDETAPSWAAADRACHPLQGYLQQLDDAWLADWARDKGVDLRLTVRPGHYVFPGTTVLESSQPVAGLEQALVTATAVGGRRVATADLEFAIRQLADIAIRALSPGINDPQTANAVLDRLGAGLCELAGRHLPNGMFRRDGRVVLCRPAVTYDGLADAMFNTLRQNAERSASVLIHLVEVIAAVAAAEPRPDRHRTLRRHVDLAVAAARRGDIEPDAMQALMDRVAAFDAALRA, from the coding sequence ATGAGGTCGCAGGTTCGACAATTACTGGTCGACCTGGCCGAGAGCTTCTGGCTCCTTCCGGCGCTGATCGTGGCCTTGGGGCTGGCGCTCGGCGAAGGTCTGGTCGACCTGGAGCGCTCAGGCCTGATTCCCGCTTGGCTGCTGGATGGCTGGCTCTACAGCGGTGGCGGCGCCGGCGCGCGGACCCTGCTCGGCGCCGTGGCGGCCTCCACCATCGGGGTCGCGGGCACCATCTTTTCCATCACGATAGCGTCGCTGACCCTGGCATCCAGCCAGATGGGGCCGCGACTGCTCAGCAACTTCACCCGCGACCGGGGCAATCAGGCGACGCTCGGGGTCTTCCTCGGCACGTTTGCTTTCTCGCTCATCGTGCTCCGCGCGGTGCGCGGGTCCGACGAAGGGGCCTTCGTCCCGCACCTGGCCGTCACCGTGTCGATCAGCCTGGCGTTCCTATGCATCGCCATGCTCGTGTACTTCGTTCACCACATGGCGACCCGCATCAACGTCGATACGGTGATCGACCTCGTCCATGCCGAGCTGCGACAGTCCATCTCCCGACTGACCACCGAGGAAGCCGGGCCGGATGAAACCGCCCCGTCGTGGGCTGCGGCGGATCGCGCCTGCCATCCGCTGCAAGGCTACCTGCAACAGTTGGATGACGCGTGGTTGGCCGACTGGGCACGCGACAAGGGCGTCGACCTTCGGCTCACTGTCCGGCCGGGCCACTATGTCTTTCCCGGCACCACCGTTCTTGAGTCCTCGCAGCCGGTGGCAGGGTTGGAGCAGGCACTGGTGACAGCCACGGCCGTGGGCGGCCGGCGCGTGGCCACCGCCGACCTCGAATTCGCAATCCGCCAGTTGGCGGACATCGCGATCCGGGCACTCTCCCCCGGCATCAACGACCCGCAGACGGCCAACGCCGTGCTGGATCGACTGGGCGCCGGCCTGTGCGAGCTGGCCGGCCGCCACCTGCCGAATGGCATGTTCCGGCGCGACGGCCGGGTCGTCCTGTGCCGCCCGGCCGTCACCTATGACGGGCTCGCCGATGCCATGTTCAACACGCTGCGCCAGAACGCGGAGCGGTCAGCCTCCGTCCTGATCCACCTGGTGGAGGTGATTGCCGCCGTCGCGGCCGCCGAGCCACGCCCGGATCGACACCGGACGCTACGCCGCCACGTCGACCTGGCCGTGGCCGCCGCCCGGCGCGGCGACATCGAGCCCGACGCGATGCAGGCTCTCATGGATCGGGTCGCGGCATTCGACGCCGCGCTGAGAGCCTGA
- a CDS encoding alpha/beta fold hydrolase: protein MIEVRNIETAPGLVFDVSVAGPEDGEMVLMLHGFVVSRHYWNAQVEALAAAGYRAVAPNQRGYAAGARPDTNDFEQYRMERLIKDAFDIVDRVGKPGQRFHLVGHDWGGSLSWEMADQQPERIISLSMLSRPHPQSFLRAMALPDGVQAKLSGHHTAFLDPAAGDRLMADNAKWMRDRLTRNGVPPHKIEEHMGVLGNRPALEAALAWYRARGVHQPVGPTKVPTLFIWGDADDTVGRVAAEGTAEFIDAPYTFIHLPGVGHYAADQVPDKVNAALLAHMAKYPA, encoded by the coding sequence ATGATCGAAGTGCGGAACATCGAGACCGCGCCGGGCCTGGTTTTCGACGTGTCGGTGGCCGGTCCCGAGGACGGCGAGATGGTGCTGATGCTGCACGGCTTCGTGGTGTCGCGGCACTACTGGAATGCCCAGGTCGAGGCGCTGGCGGCGGCCGGATACCGTGCGGTCGCCCCGAACCAGCGCGGCTATGCGGCGGGCGCGCGGCCCGATACGAACGACTTCGAGCAGTACCGCATGGAGCGGCTGATCAAGGATGCCTTCGACATCGTCGACCGCGTCGGCAAGCCGGGCCAGCGCTTCCACCTTGTCGGCCATGACTGGGGCGGCAGCCTGTCGTGGGAGATGGCCGACCAGCAGCCGGAGCGGATCATCAGCCTGTCCATGTTGTCGCGGCCGCATCCGCAGTCGTTCCTGCGCGCCATGGCCCTGCCGGACGGCGTCCAGGCAAAGCTGTCCGGCCACCACACGGCCTTCCTCGACCCCGCTGCCGGCGACCGGCTGATGGCCGACAACGCCAAGTGGATGCGCGACCGGCTGACGCGCAACGGCGTGCCGCCCCACAAGATCGAGGAGCACATGGGCGTGCTGGGCAACCGCCCGGCCCTGGAGGCGGCACTGGCCTGGTATCGCGCGCGCGGCGTCCACCAGCCGGTCGGCCCGACCAAGGTACCGACCCTCTTCATCTGGGGCGACGCCGACGACACGGTGGGTCGGGTCGCGGCCGAGGGCACGGCCGAGTTCATCGACGCGCCCTACACCTTCATCCATCTGCCGGGCGTCGGCCATTATGCCGCAGACCAGGTGCCGGACAAGGTGAACGCGGCCCTGCTGGCGCATATGGCGAAGTATCCGGCGTGA
- a CDS encoding aminotransferase, which translates to MNAIRPNSAMARDIAFHIHQQTDLKAHKEQGGTLFTKGDGIHVFDENGKEYIEGMAGLWCASLGFSEKRLAEAAYKQLLQLPYYHTFFGNGHTLATDLAEKLISMAPVKMSKVLFQCSGSECNDAAVKLIWYYHNAIGKPEKKKIIGRERGYHGNTIASVSISGQPHMRAGFDIPLPGFVHTDNPNYYRGHEEGETEEQFSDRMAANLEKLILAEGPETVAAFFGEPVQGGGGALTPPRTYWAKIQAVLKKYDVLFVADEVICGFGRTGNMWGSQTYDLQPDMLSCAKALTASYQPLSALMISEKIYEAMVKQSETHGSFGHGFTYGAHPVACAVALETQKIYEERDIVGHVKAVSPAFLGGLEKFSQHPLVGDVRGVGLIAGVELMADGAKRVPFPAARKVGNLVMAKAADHGLIVRAIGDRIAFTPPLIITEAEIAEMLSRFGKALDDAYAVLKSEGVAKAA; encoded by the coding sequence ATGAACGCGATCCGCCCGAATTCGGCGATGGCCCGCGACATCGCCTTCCATATCCACCAGCAGACCGACCTGAAGGCCCACAAGGAGCAGGGCGGGACGCTGTTCACTAAGGGCGACGGCATCCACGTCTTCGACGAGAACGGCAAGGAGTATATCGAGGGCATGGCCGGCCTGTGGTGCGCCTCGCTGGGCTTCAGCGAGAAGCGCCTGGCCGAGGCCGCCTACAAGCAGCTCCTGCAGTTGCCCTACTATCACACCTTCTTCGGCAACGGGCACACGCTGGCGACCGACCTGGCCGAGAAGCTGATCTCGATGGCGCCGGTGAAGATGTCGAAGGTGCTGTTCCAGTGCTCCGGGTCGGAGTGCAACGACGCCGCCGTCAAGCTGATCTGGTACTACCACAACGCCATCGGCAAGCCGGAGAAGAAGAAGATCATCGGCCGCGAGCGCGGCTATCACGGCAACACGATCGCGTCGGTCAGCATCTCGGGCCAGCCGCACATGCGGGCCGGCTTCGACATTCCGCTGCCGGGTTTCGTGCATACCGACAACCCGAACTACTACCGCGGCCACGAGGAAGGCGAGACGGAGGAGCAGTTCTCCGACCGCATGGCCGCCAACCTGGAGAAGCTGATCCTGGCCGAGGGGCCGGAGACGGTCGCCGCCTTCTTCGGCGAGCCTGTCCAAGGTGGCGGCGGCGCCTTGACCCCGCCGCGCACCTACTGGGCCAAGATCCAGGCCGTGCTGAAGAAGTACGACGTGCTGTTCGTTGCCGACGAGGTGATCTGCGGCTTCGGGCGCACCGGCAACATGTGGGGCAGCCAGACCTACGACCTGCAGCCGGACATGCTGTCCTGCGCCAAGGCGCTGACGGCCTCCTACCAGCCGCTGTCGGCCCTCATGATCTCCGAGAAGATCTATGAGGCGATGGTGAAGCAGAGCGAGACCCATGGCAGCTTCGGCCATGGCTTCACCTACGGCGCCCACCCGGTCGCCTGCGCCGTCGCGCTGGAGACGCAGAAGATCTACGAGGAGCGCGACATCGTCGGCCATGTGAAGGCCGTCAGCCCGGCCTTCCTGGGCGGGCTGGAGAAGTTCAGCCAGCATCCGCTGGTGGGCGACGTGCGCGGTGTCGGCCTGATCGCCGGCGTCGAGCTGATGGCCGACGGCGCCAAGCGCGTGCCGTTCCCCGCGGCGCGCAAGGTCGGCAACCTGGTGATGGCCAAGGCGGCCGACCATGGCCTGATCGTGCGCGCGATCGGCGACCGCATCGCCTTCACCCCGCCGCTCATCATCACCGAGGCGGAGATCGCCGAGATGCTGAGCCGCTTCGGCAAGGCACTCGACGACGCCTATGCCGTGCTGAAGTCCGAAGGGGTGGCCAAGGCCGCCTGA
- a CDS encoding branched-chain amino acid ABC transporter substrate-binding protein encodes MQRRALLLALIVAAAIPVRSVTAAEPLVVATVGPMTGQYAIFGEQLRRGAELAVETINTQGGVLGRKLRLEVGDDACDPKQAVAVANRLATRRVALVAGHYCSSSSIPALAVYHEAGILQITPASTAPALTDDAARRKWRNIFRTYGRDDAQAKVSGRLLIERFGDRNVAILHDKTAYGRGLADETRAVYRQGGRQEAMYEAITQGDKDFTALVTKMKAAQIGAIYLGGYHTEAGLIVRQARDQGLDAVMISGDALVTDEFWKIAGQSGTGTLMTFAPDPRQEPAAAAVVERFRQGGYEPEGYALYTYAAIQVWAAAATKAKSVATAKVADALRAGTFDTVVGQLRFDAKGDVVDPKYAVYAWKDGRYAVAVPAR; translated from the coding sequence ATGCAGCGACGCGCGCTATTGCTGGCCCTGATCGTGGCTGCCGCCATCCCCGTTCGATCCGTGACCGCCGCCGAGCCGCTGGTCGTCGCCACGGTCGGCCCGATGACAGGCCAGTACGCCATCTTCGGCGAGCAGCTTCGTCGCGGTGCAGAGCTGGCGGTCGAGACCATCAATACCCAGGGCGGCGTGCTCGGCCGCAAGCTGCGGCTCGAGGTCGGCGACGACGCCTGTGACCCCAAGCAGGCCGTGGCGGTGGCGAACCGGCTGGCGACCCGGCGGGTGGCATTGGTCGCCGGCCACTACTGCTCCTCCTCCTCCATCCCGGCGCTGGCGGTCTACCACGAGGCCGGCATCCTGCAGATCACGCCCGCTTCGACCGCGCCCGCGCTGACCGACGACGCCGCGCGCCGGAAGTGGCGCAACATCTTCCGCACCTATGGCCGGGACGATGCCCAGGCCAAGGTGTCCGGGCGCCTGCTGATCGAACGCTTCGGCGACCGCAACGTCGCCATCCTGCACGACAAGACCGCCTATGGCCGGGGCCTCGCCGACGAGACGCGCGCCGTCTATCGCCAGGGCGGGCGGCAGGAGGCGATGTACGAGGCGATCACCCAGGGCGACAAGGATTTCACCGCGCTGGTCACCAAGATGAAGGCGGCCCAGATCGGCGCGATCTACCTGGGCGGCTACCATACCGAGGCGGGGCTGATCGTCCGCCAGGCACGCGACCAGGGGCTGGACGCGGTGATGATCTCGGGCGACGCGCTGGTCACCGACGAGTTCTGGAAGATCGCCGGCCAGTCCGGCACGGGCACGCTGATGACCTTCGCGCCCGACCCGCGGCAGGAGCCGGCGGCCGCCGCCGTGGTCGAGCGGTTCCGCCAGGGCGGCTACGAGCCGGAGGGCTATGCCCTCTACACCTATGCCGCGATCCAGGTCTGGGCGGCGGCCGCCACCAAGGCGAAGTCGGTGGCGACCGCCAAGGTGGCCGATGCCCTGCGCGCCGGCACGTTCGACACGGTCGTCGGCCAGCTCCGCTTCGATGCCAAGGGCGACGTGGTCGATCCGAAATACGCGGTCTATGCCTGGAAGGACGGGCGCTACGCGGTGGCGGTCCCCGCGCGCTGA
- a CDS encoding group III truncated hemoglobin, with the protein MSDDHEGGPERRQLLTQDVMERTGIDEAMIRRLVHAFYGAVRADPLIGPVFLGQVKDWDRHLAQMCDFWSSVALMTGRYHGRPMAPHIRLGLERAHFDRWLALFEETARRECAGDAAAAHFVERAHRIAESFELGIATHHGRPFPQRRPRPAWLVDVDQRAGTATA; encoded by the coding sequence ATGAGCGACGATCACGAAGGCGGTCCGGAACGCCGGCAGTTGCTGACGCAGGACGTCATGGAGCGCACGGGCATCGACGAGGCGATGATCCGGCGGCTTGTCCACGCCTTCTATGGCGCCGTGCGGGCCGACCCGTTGATCGGGCCGGTCTTCCTGGGCCAGGTCAAGGACTGGGACCGCCACTTGGCGCAGATGTGCGACTTCTGGTCCTCGGTCGCCCTGATGACCGGGCGCTACCACGGCCGGCCGATGGCCCCGCATATCCGCCTGGGCCTGGAGCGGGCGCATTTCGATCGTTGGCTGGCGCTGTTCGAGGAAACCGCCCGGCGCGAATGCGCCGGGGATGCGGCCGCCGCCCATTTCGTGGAGCGGGCGCACCGCATTGCCGAGAGCTTCGAGCTGGGCATCGCCACCCACCATGGCCGGCCGTTCCCGCAGCGCCGGCCGCGCCCGGCCTGGCTGGTGGACGTCGATCAGCGCGCGGGGACCGCCACCGCGTAG
- a CDS encoding chlorite dismutase family protein: MPPPLLVHFIAGTAGPWRIDRIDAVTGESLALADRLAIEEGAAAPVSGSTWILRGTTSNTRYTQRAEVDALSAVQQGLGRPLATRAALIPIRKTEAWWALAQDERRAIFEEQSRHIAIGLQYLPGVARRLHHARELGGPFDFLTWFEYAPGDAPAFEDMVSRLRDTPEWRYVDREVDIRLERW, from the coding sequence ATGCCGCCACCGCTCCTGGTTCACTTCATCGCGGGGACCGCCGGACCCTGGCGCATCGACCGCATCGACGCCGTCACCGGCGAGAGCCTTGCGCTGGCCGACCGACTGGCGATCGAGGAAGGGGCTGCTGCACCCGTATCCGGCAGCACTTGGATATTGCGCGGGACCACCAGCAACACCCGCTACACGCAACGGGCCGAGGTCGACGCCCTGTCGGCGGTACAGCAGGGGCTTGGTCGGCCCCTCGCAACGAGGGCGGCCCTCATCCCCATCCGCAAGACCGAGGCGTGGTGGGCGCTGGCCCAGGACGAGCGCAGGGCAATCTTCGAGGAACAGTCGCGGCACATCGCCATCGGCCTGCAATACCTGCCCGGGGTCGCCCGGCGCCTGCATCATGCCCGCGAACTTGGCGGCCCCTTCGACTTCCTGACCTGGTTCGAGTATGCGCCAGGCGATGCCCCTGCGTTCGAGGATATGGTGTCCCGGCTCCGGGACACCCCGGAGTGGCGCTACGTCGACCGGGAGGTCGACATCCGCCTCGAGCGCTGGTAG
- a CDS encoding GNAT family N-acetyltransferase, translated as MTAPVLRRPSAADHARLLALNNDHATELSLLSADGLAALLATAFHARMAGEGAALLVGLDQDAAYDSPNFLWFRARHPRFAYVDRVVVAPAGRGRGLARALYADFFAAAVAAGHDRVCCEVNTDPPNPGSDAFHAALGFREVGRATLPDRGKSVRYLMLGLTQPAGCG; from the coding sequence ATGACGGCGCCGGTGCTGCGCCGGCCGTCGGCTGCCGATCATGCGCGTCTGCTGGCGCTGAACAACGACCACGCGACCGAGCTGTCGCTCCTGTCGGCCGATGGGCTGGCGGCGCTGCTGGCCACCGCCTTCCATGCGCGCATGGCCGGGGAGGGGGCCGCACTCCTGGTCGGGCTCGACCAGGATGCCGCCTATGACAGCCCGAACTTCCTGTGGTTCCGGGCGCGCCATCCCCGCTTCGCCTATGTCGACCGGGTGGTGGTGGCGCCGGCCGGGCGCGGCCGCGGGTTGGCACGGGCGCTCTATGCCGACTTCTTCGCCGCAGCCGTCGCGGCAGGCCATGACCGGGTCTGCTGCGAGGTCAATACCGATCCGCCCAACCCCGGCTCCGATGCGTTCCATGCCGCACTGGGCTTCCGCGAGGTCGGGCGGGCGACGCTGCCAGATCGTGGCAAAAGCGTGCGCTACCTCATGCTGGGCCTGACGCAGCCGGCAGGCTGCGGTTGA
- a CDS encoding acetate--CoA ligase family protein, whose product MPLDEGLRAALNPRSVAVIGASENPNKVGGRPIHFLSKFGFKGAVYPINPTRPEIQGYKAYPDLASLPEAPELVVVAIPGEAGIQAIDACGERGVKVCVVMASGFGETGEAGLEAQRAMVARARARGMRIVGPNSQGLANFATGAVANFATMFIEAPPADGPVGIVSQSGATSLVPYSLLRGRGIGVRYVCATGNDSDLTAIELAQAMVADPDIKLLLIYLEGMTDAPRLAELAAAARARDLPILALKAGRTAAGAQAARSHTGSLAGEDRVIDAFLRRHGIWRASDMHDWCAAAELYLKGWRPEGRRIVAISNSGASCVMAADRATELGLPLGRFQAETVEGLKGVLPGFATTTNPIDVTAALLSNSRLFSDILPIVGRDPAADLFFIAIPVAGAGYDVAAFARDTAQFMADTGKPVALGVPQPNIAAIFAEAGIPTYANETTAMRALAQLAAHTALMRTALPTMPAAAPVNLPAGSTPFLNEADSLALLAAQGMPVVPHRMCRTVAEARAAFAELGGPVAVKACSADVPHKSEHGLVALGLADADAVAAAFEGQMAALAAMGAAAEGVIVAAMVKGRRELVLGARLDPMVGPAIMVGDGGKYVEALGDVAILVPPFSAAEVVDALMGLRIAPILKGTRGEPALDLAAYADAAVRLGALMQAAGGRIASVDLNPVMVGAAGEPTAIVDALVERA is encoded by the coding sequence ATGCCGCTCGACGAAGGCCTTCGCGCCGCCCTCAACCCGCGCTCCGTCGCTGTCATCGGCGCGTCCGAGAACCCCAACAAGGTCGGCGGGCGACCGATCCACTTCCTGTCCAAGTTCGGCTTCAAGGGTGCCGTCTATCCCATCAACCCGACCCGGCCCGAGATCCAGGGCTACAAGGCCTATCCCGACCTCGCCTCGTTGCCCGAGGCGCCGGAACTGGTCGTCGTCGCCATCCCGGGAGAGGCCGGCATCCAGGCAATCGACGCCTGCGGTGAGCGCGGGGTGAAGGTCTGCGTGGTGATGGCATCGGGCTTCGGCGAGACGGGCGAGGCGGGGCTGGAGGCGCAGCGCGCCATGGTGGCTCGCGCCCGGGCGCGCGGCATGCGCATCGTCGGCCCGAACAGCCAGGGGCTGGCGAACTTCGCCACGGGTGCCGTCGCCAACTTCGCCACCATGTTCATCGAGGCGCCGCCCGCCGACGGCCCGGTCGGCATCGTCAGCCAGAGCGGCGCCACCAGCCTGGTGCCATATTCGCTGCTGCGCGGCCGCGGGATCGGCGTGCGCTATGTCTGCGCGACGGGCAATGATTCCGACCTGACGGCGATCGAGCTGGCCCAGGCGATGGTGGCCGATCCCGACATCAAGCTGCTGCTGATCTATCTCGAAGGGATGACCGACGCGCCGCGCCTGGCCGAGCTGGCGGCGGCGGCCCGTGCCCGCGACCTGCCGATCCTGGCGCTGAAGGCCGGGCGGACGGCGGCCGGCGCCCAGGCAGCGCGCTCGCATACCGGCTCGCTGGCGGGCGAGGACCGGGTGATCGATGCCTTCCTGCGCCGCCACGGCATCTGGCGCGCCAGCGACATGCATGACTGGTGCGCGGCGGCCGAGCTGTATCTGAAGGGCTGGCGGCCCGAGGGGCGACGCATCGTCGCCATCAGCAATTCGGGTGCGAGTTGCGTCATGGCGGCCGACCGCGCGACCGAGCTTGGCCTGCCACTCGGCCGCTTCCAGGCGGAGACGGTGGAGGGGCTGAAGGGCGTGCTGCCGGGCTTTGCCACCACCACCAACCCGATCGACGTGACGGCGGCCCTGCTGTCGAACAGCCGGCTCTTCAGCGACATCCTGCCGATCGTCGGGCGCGACCCGGCGGCCGACCTGTTCTTCATCGCCATTCCAGTCGCCGGCGCCGGCTACGACGTGGCGGCGTTCGCCCGCGACACCGCGCAGTTCATGGCCGACACCGGCAAGCCGGTGGCACTCGGCGTGCCGCAGCCCAACATTGCGGCCATCTTCGCCGAGGCCGGCATCCCGACCTATGCCAACGAGACCACGGCCATGCGCGCCCTGGCGCAGCTTGCGGCGCACACGGCGCTGATGCGGACCGCGCTGCCGACGATGCCGGCCGCCGCGCCGGTCAATCTGCCGGCCGGGTCGACGCCGTTCCTGAACGAGGCCGACAGCCTGGCGCTGCTGGCGGCGCAGGGCATGCCGGTGGTGCCGCACCGGATGTGCCGCACGGTGGCCGAAGCGCGCGCGGCCTTCGCCGAGCTGGGCGGGCCGGTGGCCGTGAAGGCTTGCTCGGCCGACGTGCCGCACAAGTCCGAGCATGGGCTGGTGGCCTTGGGCCTGGCCGACGCCGACGCGGTCGCCGCCGCCTTCGAGGGGCAGATGGCGGCCCTGGCGGCGATGGGGGCAGCGGCCGAAGGCGTGATCGTCGCGGCCATGGTGAAGGGCCGGCGCGAGCTGGTCCTGGGCGCCAGGCTGGACCCGATGGTCGGGCCGGCGATCATGGTCGGCGACGGCGGCAAGTATGTCGAGGCGCTGGGCGACGTCGCCATCCTGGTGCCGCCCTTCTCTGCCGCCGAAGTGGTCGACGCGCTGATGGGCCTGCGCATCGCGCCCATCCTGAAGGGCACGCGCGGCGAGCCGGCGCTCGACCTTGCTGCCTATGCCGACGCGGCGGTGCGCCTGGGCGCCCTGATGCAGGCGGCCGGCGGCCGCATCGCATCGGTCGACCTCAACCCTGTGATGGTCGGCGCGGCCGGCGAGCCGACGGCCATCGTCGATGCGCTGGTGGAGCGCGCATGA
- a CDS encoding Zn-ribbon domain-containing OB-fold protein, giving the protein MEPLARHFWDGCAAGELRLRRCTSCDTWQTFPREFCTACGSTSLQWRRAAGTGTVHAATLVTRAPSDAFRPLVPYAILLVDLDEGVRMMAHGMPGLAIGQRVAVTFLAHEGRHLPRFVAL; this is encoded by the coding sequence ATGGAACCGCTGGCAAGGCATTTCTGGGATGGCTGTGCGGCGGGCGAGTTGCGCCTGCGCCGCTGCACATCCTGCGACACGTGGCAGACTTTCCCGCGCGAATTCTGCACCGCCTGCGGGTCGACCTCGCTGCAATGGCGGCGGGCGGCGGGCACCGGCACGGTGCACGCAGCCACCCTCGTCACCCGCGCGCCGTCCGACGCATTCCGGCCGCTGGTCCCCTATGCCATCCTGCTGGTCGACCTCGACGAGGGGGTGCGCATGATGGCCCACGGCATGCCCGGCCTGGCGATCGGTCAGCGGGTCGCGGTCACCTTCCTGGCGCATGAGGGGCGGCACCTGCCGCGCTTCGTCGCCCTTTGA
- a CDS encoding thiolase family protein has product MAHIVGAGDTGFGRHEGRTTIDLMTQAATAALADAGLRRGDIDGLICGYSTTHPHLMLATVFAEHFGLDPVYAHAMQAGGATGCAMTMLAARLADAGQCRRILVIGAENRATGQSRDSSIQTLAQVGHPDFEVPYGATIPAYYALLASRYMHVHGVTEADLAEFAVLMRGHAANCPGAHQAAPITVADVLASKPIAAPLKLLDCCPISDGGVALVVAAEAAGGGAHIAGMGQAHRHQHITHAADLTQTGAALAAERALEEAWAGLDDIDYLAVYDSFTITLTMLLEEIGFAPRGGAAAMARAGAFGPAGSLPLNTHGGLLAFGHCGVGGGMAHIAEAYRQLAGKAGARQVPDRRTAFVHGDGGVMSSHVSLVLRAE; this is encoded by the coding sequence TTGGCGCACATCGTCGGCGCCGGCGATACCGGCTTCGGTCGGCATGAGGGCCGGACGACCATCGACCTGATGACCCAGGCAGCAACGGCCGCATTGGCCGATGCCGGGCTGCGGCGGGGCGACATCGACGGGCTGATCTGCGGCTATTCGACCACCCATCCGCACCTGATGCTGGCAACCGTCTTCGCCGAGCATTTCGGGCTGGACCCGGTCTATGCCCACGCGATGCAGGCGGGCGGGGCCACCGGCTGCGCCATGACGATGCTGGCGGCCCGGCTGGCTGACGCCGGCCAGTGTCGCCGCATCCTCGTCATCGGGGCCGAGAACCGGGCGACCGGGCAGAGCCGGGATTCCTCGATCCAGACACTGGCCCAGGTCGGCCACCCGGATTTCGAGGTGCCCTACGGCGCCACCATCCCGGCCTACTATGCGCTGCTGGCGTCGCGCTACATGCATGTCCATGGCGTGACCGAGGCCGACCTGGCGGAGTTCGCGGTGCTGATGCGTGGCCATGCCGCCAACTGCCCCGGCGCCCACCAGGCAGCACCCATCACCGTGGCCGACGTGCTGGCGTCCAAGCCAATCGCGGCCCCCCTGAAGCTGCTCGACTGCTGCCCGATCTCCGATGGCGGGGTGGCGCTGGTGGTGGCGGCCGAGGCGGCCGGCGGCGGCGCGCATATCGCCGGCATGGGCCAGGCCCATCGCCACCAGCACATCACCCACGCCGCCGACCTGACGCAGACGGGGGCGGCGCTGGCGGCCGAGCGCGCGCTGGAGGAGGCCTGGGCTGGGCTCGACGACATCGACTATCTGGCGGTCTATGACAGCTTCACGATCACGCTGACGATGCTGCTGGAGGAGATCGGCTTCGCACCGCGCGGTGGTGCCGCCGCGATGGCGCGAGCGGGCGCGTTCGGCCCGGCCGGATCGCTGCCGCTCAACACCCATGGCGGGCTGCTGGCCTTCGGTCACTGCGGCGTCGGCGGCGGCATGGCTCATATCGCCGAGGCCTATCGCCAGCTAGCCGGAAAGGCGGGCGCCCGCCAGGTGCCCGACCGGCGCACGGCCTTCGTCCATGGCGACGGCGGCGTCATGTCGTCCCATGTCAGCCTCGTGTTGAGGGCCGAGTGA